One Methylomarinovum tepidoasis DNA window includes the following coding sequences:
- the folP gene encoding dihydropteroate synthase: MMSLLERLHRPEPLIMGILNVTPDSFSDGGRYTAVEAAVKRGLEMAGAGAEIIDVGGESTRPGSEPVPAAEQVRRVVPVIEALSARLPQGVFISIDTTRAAVAEAALDAGAGLVNDVSAGRDDPKMFALVAQRRVPIVLMHMQGTPKTMQDNPCYADVVAEVRRFLWQRAEAAQAAGIDGRAIVLDPGIGFGKRRRDNLQLMAHLETFTVSGFPVLLGASRKRFMGSILEVSDPTELVAATVATTTIGTMAGVRIFRVHDVAENFQAMQVAWAIRQAR, encoded by the coding sequence ATGATGAGTCTGCTCGAACGCCTGCACCGCCCCGAGCCTCTGATCATGGGCATTCTCAACGTCACTCCCGACAGTTTCTCCGACGGCGGCCGCTACACCGCGGTGGAGGCCGCCGTCAAGCGGGGGCTGGAAATGGCCGGGGCGGGGGCCGAAATCATCGACGTCGGCGGCGAGTCCACCCGTCCCGGCTCCGAACCGGTGCCGGCGGCGGAGCAGGTCCGCCGGGTGGTGCCGGTGATCGAGGCGCTGAGCGCCCGTCTGCCCCAAGGGGTCTTCATCAGCATCGACACCACCCGGGCGGCGGTGGCCGAGGCCGCCCTCGATGCGGGGGCCGGGCTGGTCAACGACGTCTCCGCCGGCCGCGACGACCCGAAGATGTTCGCGCTGGTGGCGCAGCGCCGGGTGCCCATCGTCCTCATGCACATGCAGGGCACCCCCAAGACCATGCAGGACAATCCCTGTTACGCCGACGTGGTGGCCGAAGTGCGGCGGTTCTTGTGGCAGCGGGCCGAGGCCGCCCAGGCCGCCGGCATCGACGGCAGGGCCATCGTCCTCGATCCGGGAATCGGTTTCGGCAAGCGCCGCCGCGACAACCTGCAGCTGATGGCCCATCTGGAGACGTTCACCGTCAGCGGTTTCCCGGTGCTGCTCGGGGCCAGCCGTAAGCGTTTCATGGGATCGATCCTCGAGGTTTCCGACCCCACCGAACTGGTGGCCGCCACCGTGGCCACCACCACCATCGGGACGATGGCCGGGGTGCGGATCTTCCGGGTCCACGACGTGGCCGAGAATTTTCAGGCCATGCAGGTGGCCTGGGCGATCCGCCAGGCCCGGTAA
- the cysS gene encoding cysteine--tRNA ligase, whose amino-acid sequence MLKLYNSLTRRKEPFKPLQAGKVRMYVCGMTVYDYCHLGHARVMVVFDVLARYLRWKGFEVTYVRNITDIDDKIIRRAAEEGVPIGELTERFIQAMHEDEKALGCLPPDQEPRATQSIPQIIAMIQTLIDKGYAYVGENGDVYYAVSRFEDYGKLSGKKPEELRAGARVEVSEAKRDPLDFVLWKRAKPGEPAWDSPWGPGRPGWHIECSAMSTACLGAHFDIHGGGADLQFPHHENEIAQSEAATGHPFVNYWVHAGFVRVNQEKMSKSLGNFIRLRDVLQKYPGEVIRLCLLSSHYRSPLDFSEDSLKAAQAALTRLYTALRGLPKGEEGEEGRIWRQRFEAAMDDDLGTPEALAVLFDLAKEINRLRDCDPEKAARLGATLKTLGKVLGILTQDPEAFLKGETADLSDEEIERLIEQRDQARKRRDWASADRIRDQLKKKGIVLEDTPQGTLWRRV is encoded by the coding sequence ATGCTGAAACTGTACAACAGCCTCACCCGCCGCAAGGAACCATTCAAACCCCTGCAAGCCGGCAAGGTCCGCATGTACGTATGCGGCATGACCGTGTACGACTACTGCCACCTGGGCCACGCCCGGGTGATGGTGGTGTTCGACGTGCTGGCCCGCTACCTGCGCTGGAAGGGCTTTGAGGTCACCTACGTGCGCAACATCACCGACATCGACGACAAGATCATCCGCCGCGCCGCCGAGGAAGGCGTCCCCATCGGGGAACTGACCGAACGTTTCATCCAGGCCATGCACGAGGACGAAAAGGCCCTCGGCTGCCTGCCGCCGGACCAGGAACCGCGCGCCACCCAGTCGATCCCGCAGATCATCGCCATGATTCAGACCCTGATCGACAAGGGTTATGCCTACGTGGGGGAAAACGGCGACGTCTATTACGCCGTCAGCCGTTTCGAGGATTACGGCAAGCTGTCGGGCAAAAAGCCGGAGGAACTGCGTGCCGGCGCCCGGGTCGAGGTCAGCGAGGCCAAGCGCGATCCTCTCGATTTCGTCCTCTGGAAACGGGCCAAGCCGGGGGAGCCTGCCTGGGATTCCCCCTGGGGACCGGGCCGGCCCGGCTGGCACATCGAATGCTCGGCCATGTCCACCGCCTGCCTGGGGGCCCATTTCGACATCCACGGCGGCGGCGCCGACCTCCAGTTCCCCCACCACGAAAACGAGATCGCCCAAAGCGAGGCGGCCACCGGCCACCCCTTCGTCAACTACTGGGTGCACGCCGGCTTCGTACGCGTCAATCAGGAGAAGATGTCCAAGTCCCTGGGCAACTTCATCCGCCTACGCGATGTCCTGCAGAAATATCCGGGCGAGGTGATCCGCTTGTGTCTCCTCTCCAGCCATTACCGCAGCCCGCTGGACTTCTCCGAGGATTCCCTGAAGGCTGCCCAAGCCGCTCTCACCCGTCTCTACACCGCCCTGCGCGGTTTGCCGAAAGGCGAGGAAGGCGAGGAAGGCAGAATCTGGCGCCAGCGTTTCGAGGCCGCCATGGACGACGACCTGGGTACCCCGGAGGCCCTGGCGGTGCTGTTCGACCTGGCCAAGGAGATCAACCGCCTGCGTGACTGTGACCCGGAAAAGGCGGCCCGCCTCGGGGCGACGCTCAAGACCCTGGGCAAGGTGCTGGGGATTTTGACCCAGGACCCGGAAGCCTTCCTCAAAGGAGAGACGGCGGATCTTTCCGACGAGGAGATCGAGCGCCTGATCGAACAGCGCGATCAGGCCCGCAAACGGCGCGACTGGGCCAGCGCCGACCGCATCCGCGACCAGCTCAAGAAGAAGGGCATCGTCCTGGAGGATACGCCCCAGGGAACCCTGTGGCGGCGGGTATGA
- a CDS encoding IS481 family transposase, producing MVIRLHKKARTTPEIRREIQNSKLPATVLARKYGVHRHTIRKWRQRDSVEDASHRPHRIHATLTPQQEAIVVCLRETLLLPLDDLLAVVHRFIYPEMSRSALDRLLRRHGVSNLKELIAAKEGENAPSKGKKKGFKDYEPGFVHIDIKYLPKMPDESRGRYLFVAIDRATRWVYLEIHPTKEARVAAAFLERLIAKAPFTITKVLTDNGKEFTDRFCATGEREPTGRHLFDQGCQRHGIEHRLIPPKHPQTNGMVERFNGRIAEILKTTRFQSSQDLDRALMQYASVYNHQIPQKALGHISPVQALKDWQKKRPELFKKRVYNLTGLDR from the coding sequence ATGGTCATCCGTCTCCACAAGAAAGCCCGCACCACGCCCGAGATCCGCCGGGAGATCCAGAACTCCAAGCTGCCGGCCACGGTTCTGGCCAGGAAATACGGGGTTCATCGTCATACCATCCGCAAGTGGCGCCAGCGCGATTCGGTCGAGGACGCCTCGCACCGGCCCCATCGCATCCATGCCACCCTGACCCCGCAGCAGGAAGCGATCGTCGTCTGTCTGCGCGAAACCCTGCTGTTGCCCCTGGATGACCTGCTGGCGGTCGTTCATCGCTTCATCTATCCCGAGATGTCCCGCTCGGCTCTGGACCGGCTGCTGCGCCGCCATGGGGTTTCCAACCTCAAAGAACTGATCGCCGCCAAGGAAGGAGAGAACGCCCCTTCCAAGGGCAAGAAGAAGGGCTTCAAGGACTACGAGCCCGGGTTTGTCCACATCGACATCAAGTACCTGCCTAAGATGCCCGACGAGAGCCGGGGCCGTTACCTCTTCGTCGCCATCGATCGGGCCACCCGCTGGGTCTACCTGGAAATCCATCCCACCAAGGAAGCCAGGGTCGCCGCCGCCTTCCTCGAGCGCCTGATCGCCAAGGCCCCCTTCACAATCACCAAGGTCCTGACCGACAACGGCAAAGAGTTCACCGACCGCTTCTGCGCCACCGGGGAGCGCGAACCGACCGGCCGTCACCTTTTCGACCAGGGCTGCCAACGCCATGGCATCGAGCACCGCCTCATCCCGCCCAAACACCCCCAGACCAACGGCATGGTAGAACGCTTCAACGGTCGGATCGCCGAAATCCTCAAAACCACTCGCTTCCAAAGCAGCCAGGATCTGGATCGGGCCCTGATGCAGTATGCCAGCGTCTACAACCATCAGATCCCCCAGAAGGCCCTGGGACACATCTCACCAGTACAGGCCCTCAAAGACTGGCAGAAGAAGCGGCCGGAGCTCTTCAAAAAACGTGTATATAATCTCACGGGGCTTGACAGGTAG
- a CDS encoding 4a-hydroxytetrahydrobiopterin dehydratase, with amino-acid sequence MGWRKRGPEPTYSDAEIEARLAEELPCWYYEKGWIRRKYRTAGWKATLMVVNTIGHLAEAAFHHPDLTVSYAFVIVKLMTHSAKGITDKDFELARKIEEVVMWRPGEDSALEGTPDDPRFKYLKYD; translated from the coding sequence ATGGGCTGGCGCAAACGCGGACCGGAACCAACCTATTCCGACGCGGAGATCGAGGCGCGGCTCGCCGAGGAGCTGCCCTGCTGGTACTACGAGAAGGGCTGGATCCGGCGCAAGTACAGAACCGCCGGCTGGAAGGCGACCCTGATGGTGGTCAACACCATCGGCCATCTGGCCGAAGCGGCCTTCCACCATCCGGACCTGACGGTGTCCTATGCCTTCGTCATCGTCAAACTGATGACCCACTCGGCCAAGGGCATCACCGACAAAGACTTCGAGCTGGCGCGGAAGATCGAGGAAGTGGTGATGTGGCGTCCGGGTGAGGACAGCGCCCTGGAGGGAACGCCGGACGACCCGCGCTTCAAGTACCTCAAGTACGACTGA